One genomic region from Sphingobacterium multivorum encodes:
- a CDS encoding glycosyltransferase family 9 protein, translating to MGTWKDCKNMLIIRLDNMGDLIMSNAALQEIKSANGNCKITLLASEMAVPIIPYLGTVDDYIQYDAPWMKLSAHDTVASTEELIKTIKKRQFDSCIIFNVYSQNPMASIMLAYLAEIPLRAAYMRENPYTLLTHWIPDKEPLFEVQHQIARDLELVRLLGISRSVNRLPSLIVPRGQLSNLIPLRWGKQIIVNCDVSEQKRRIPRTVAQQLTRQLLDSAFQVILVGKEYNEYLRSCFSEIVGKNLINLIGKTTIDDLLLLVAHADAVLTVNTGVAHIACALQKPTLVLYAQTNPQHIPWSQDADFILYPVDPALRSKNTINSFVDKQNGSSGMTPLSVENIMDKLNSLLKHSSQKQTALEGRA from the coding sequence ATGGGTACATGGAAAGATTGTAAAAATATGCTGATCATTCGCTTAGACAATATGGGCGATCTGATCATGAGTAATGCAGCGCTTCAGGAAATTAAATCAGCGAATGGAAATTGTAAAATCACATTACTTGCGTCAGAAATGGCTGTTCCCATTATCCCCTACCTTGGTACCGTTGATGACTATATACAATATGATGCCCCTTGGATGAAATTGAGCGCGCATGACACGGTTGCTTCGACTGAAGAATTGATTAAAACCATTAAAAAGCGGCAATTTGATAGTTGTATTATCTTCAACGTATACAGCCAAAATCCAATGGCTTCGATCATGTTGGCATATCTAGCGGAAATTCCCCTACGAGCGGCTTATATGCGCGAGAATCCCTATACGTTGCTTACCCATTGGATACCAGACAAAGAACCCCTGTTTGAGGTACAGCACCAGATAGCACGTGATCTCGAACTGGTGAGACTGCTTGGCATCAGCCGGTCAGTCAATCGATTACCGAGCCTAATTGTACCCCGAGGTCAATTATCGAATTTAATTCCTTTACGTTGGGGGAAACAGATCATTGTCAATTGTGATGTTTCGGAGCAAAAAAGACGAATTCCCCGTACTGTCGCACAACAATTGACGCGGCAGCTGCTTGATTCGGCATTTCAGGTCATACTTGTTGGCAAGGAATACAACGAATACCTGAGATCATGTTTTTCAGAAATCGTAGGGAAAAATCTGATCAACCTTATTGGAAAGACGACAATTGATGATCTCCTACTCCTCGTAGCACATGCAGATGCTGTACTCACGGTCAACACGGGCGTTGCTCATATTGCCTGCGCGCTACAAAAACCAACGTTGGTTCTTTACGCTCAGACGAACCCACAGCATATCCCATGGTCGCAGGATGCTGACTTTATCCTTTACCCTGTCGATCCTGCTTTGCGCTCCAAAAATACGATTAACAGCTTTGTCGATAAGCAGAATGGATCGTCTGGAATGACACCGTTAAGTGTTGAAAATATCATGGATAAATTGAATTCATTACTTAAGCATTCCTCCCAAAAACAGACAGCACTGGAAGGACGCGCCTGA